The Microcoleus sp. FACHB-672 sequence TTAAAGCTCAATCAAAACTAGAACAAGCTATTACCTTATTAAAAACTATTCCTAAAGGATCTTTTGTAGAGTCCCAAGCTCAAAACAAATTAGAGACTTATCAAGCTAATTACAATGTAATTACTCAGCAAGTTAAGAACGCTCAAAATTAAACTAAGCTACTTCTAAGCCAATTAGAACACTATGCCTTTGTAAAATAACCGTACTTTTAGAGACTGGTAATATATGTAAATCCTTATAGCTGGATATTTTACATGACTTAGCTTAAAATGGCTTTTAGAGGCACGAAAATAACTGTGAATAGGGATTCCACTTTTAGCTCCGGGTTCTCCTTTTCTTTGCTCATCTCTGTTTGCTATTATCAAGCTATAACTTAACAGCGTTCTCGCAGTGGCGTGTAGCGCTCTCGCTATACCCTACCAACCTTTTTGTCACCCGTTGATGAATTTGATCTAACCACATTGGCATCACCGACGCACCAAATTTTAAGAATGCGATTGCCTTCTGTACATCAAATAGCTAGCAATCGCTACCTTTGAAAAAGCTTAAATTCCTTTCCTTGCCGGCTTTTCAGGTAATGGACACAACTGGACTCAAACCAGTGACCCCTACGATATCAAAATTGCTTAATCCTTCCAGAAGCTTTATTAGGTGCAGAATCGGTACATTAGTTTCCCGCTGCAATTGGGGTAACAGGGGGCGAAACAAGGAAGCTACTTGCACAGGAGACTGCGCTTGCCCGTAAAGCTGCTTTTCCTTCGGAAGATTTTGTATTATCTGTTTCGATGGTTTTTGAAAGTAAAGGTAGTTTGAATTTTCCCTTCCAGCATCCTAAACCTCAGGCAAAGCTCATAGAATGTTAGATACGTGGGCATCATAAGAATCTTCTATTAAAATTAGAGTTGTCTTCCCTACAATGAAAATTCATCAGCCTCGCAGAGTTAGCGCGTTTCCATTACAAATTGTTCTGATTATTCCCTTCATTCTCCAAATTCTTGGAGCCGTTAGTTTAGTAGGCTACTTGTCCTTTAAGAATGGACAGAGAGCAGTCAATGACTTAGCAGAACAGTTGATGGCTCGCACTAGCGATGTTGTGGATGAACACCTGAAGTCCTATCTGGCAATTCCCCAAACCCTCAACCAAATCAATGCAGATGCTGTTCGTAGAGGAATGCTGGATGTGCGCGATCGCCAAATCGTTGGCAAGTATTTCTGGGATCAGATGCAGGCGTATGACCTTACCTACATTGGGATTGGCTTAACCACAGGCGAGGGGGTTGGAGCGGCTCGTTACGATGGCAAAACCATCACCATTGATGATTGGACTGCCAAACCTCCCAACAATGTGATTACCTACGCCACTGACAACCAGGGCAATCGAACTCAAGTCAATGCTCGCTGGGATTACAGAAACACGAATGAATCATGGTACACCCAGCCGATTGCGGCTGCTAGACCGATCTGGGCGAGGATCATTACCGGAAATTATCCTACAGGTCCCTATATTGCAGTTTCTGCCAGTCGTCCCATCTATGATGCTCAAAACCGCTTGGTGGGAATGATTGCAATCGACCTTCATCTGCTGAAACTCAGTGATTTTTTACGCACTTTAGATATCAGTCAGTCTGGTCAAGTGTTCATTATGGAGCGAGATGGCACCCTAATCGCTAACTCCATAACAGCACAGCCTTTTACCCTTGCCGGTCAAAAAATCCAGAGATTACAAGCGATCAATAGCCCTAATTCAACGATTCAGAGCATTGCCAGCCACCTTCAAGTCTCCAAAGGGCTTCAGTCTATTACCCAATCCACAGCCTTTCAGCTTGAGGTGCAAGGAGAAAGACACTTTGTCAATGTTGTGCCCTGGCGCGACAACTATGGCTTAGATTGGCTCGTGGTCGTGAGTGTGCCAGAAACCACATTTATGGGACAAGTCAATGCTAATACGCGCACGACGATCGCACTTTGTCTGGGCGCATTAGTTCTTGCTTGTGTGATGGGCGTGTTCACTTCTCGTTGGATTGCTCGTCCGATACTTCGCCTAAATCAGGCAAGTGAGGCAATGGCATCTGGCAATTTAGAGCAGACGGTGGGAACGAGCAGTATCCGAGAACTTAACACGCTGTCCAATTCCTTTAACCACATGGCAGGGCAACTGCGCGGCTCTTTTGCTGCTTTAGAGAAAAGCAAGGAGGAATTGGAAGACCGGGTAGAAGAGCGCACAGCCGAACTCAAGAACACATTAGAGGAATTGCAGCGCACTCAATCTCAAGTGGTTCAAAGCGAAAAAATGTCGAGTCTTGGGCAACTTGTCGCCGGAGTTGCCCACGAAATTAATAACCCGGTCAATTTCATTCACGGCAACCTTACCCATGTGCAGGAATGTACTGAGAGTCTATTGGAGTTTGTGGAATTATATCAGCAGCATGATCCTAACCCTGCTCCTGAGATTCAATCGCTAGCTGAAGATATCGATCTAGAGTTTTTGCAAGAAGACTTACCAAAAATGCTGGCTTCTATGAAACTGGGAACCGAGCGCATTCGCCAGATTGTCCTCTCGTTGCGAAACTTCTCGCGCATGGACGAAGCGGAGTTCAAAGCAGTTGATATTCACGAAGGGATTGACAGCACCCTGATGATTTTGCAACATCGCCTCAAAGCTACATCCGAACGACCAGCAATTGAACTGGTCAAAGACTATGCTGAACTGCCGCTCGTCGAGTGCTATGCCGGACAGCTCAACCAAGTATTTATGAATATCTTGGTGAATTCTATTGATGCAATAGACGAGAGTAACGCCCAGCGTACCTATCAAAATATTAAAGAGCATCCCAATCGAATTACAATTCGCACGTCAACTGTGAATGCAGAATGGGTGAAAGTGGCGATCGCCGATAACGGAGTCGGTATTTCTAAAGAGATTCAACAACGAATATTTAATCCTTTCTTTACGACCAAACCGCTTGGAAAAGGTACTGGAATGGGGATGTCCATCAGCTACCAAATCATCATAGAGAAACATGGCGGCAAATTGGAGTGCTTCTCACTCCCCGGTGAAGGAACTGAGTTCATCATTCAGATTCCTCTCCGGCAACACGTTAATCCTGCAGTTTAACTGGATTAACGTGTTACTAGCACATAACGTTCGAGTTACTTCTTTACAGAAACCCTGTGGGCGAACTTGGCGTAAAGCTAGGGAAGCTGTCAAAACGGCAAAGTAGCTGAAACCAAGTCAGACAGGGATTTCCCCATAACTTGGTCATAAACCTCCTGATCTTCCCCAATACTTAATTAACTCCTTGACTTTCCGCCTGCGTATTCCTCACCCGAAACCCTTACGTCGCTCACAGTCCATTCTCGATGGGTAGAGCTGCGATCACGATGAGCCGATGAAACACTTTTCTGATACTCTGCCATCTCAGTAAACAAATAAAACGCCTCTGCAACCCGGCATCCTCTCAGAAAAAAAAGCCCCAATAGATTGTGGGGCTTGAGCTTAATTTAGCTGGGTATATCGGCATAGGGATGGAACAGACACAAGCACATCAACCATTGATAAATATCGATTTAATAGCTCCTTCCCGCTCTCAGTTGAAGCCATTCATTCTCAGTAGATGGCTGAAACCGGCATTCTTTGTCATAGTTCAAGGATGCAGCTAGCTAGCAATCGCAACCATTGAAAAAGCTTAGATTCCTTTCCTTGCCGACTTCTCATTTAATGGACACAACTGGACTCGAACCAGTGACCCCTACGATGTCAACATTGCTGAATGTTTCCAAAAGCCTTGCCGTGCAGCAATTATAGCGTTTTATGAAAATGAATATATCAATTTTATATTTTTTCCGCAAATTGCCGGCAATCCCGGCCCATTCACCGTGATACGCTTCCGGGTGGAAGCCCTAGACGGGCGACCTCCACTGTGACAGTGCCGGCAATCCCTGCTCATCCACCGTGATGGGGTGCCGGCAGAAGATAATAGAATATTACTCACCAAAAAGTTTTTGCTTTCATGGACTTACAACCGCACAAAAAAATTCAGACAACAATTAAAACCGTTCTAGACGGAGACACCGTAATTCTTAGGTATAACGGACAAGAATTTTCTAGTCGCGCTCGGTGGATAGATGCCCCTGAAACAAAAAAATGGGGTCAGTCTAGCGAAGATCCTAGAATTCTTAAACATTGGGATTGGGCTGAAAAATCTAAAGCATTCTTATTAAATCTAGCGGCCCGCTCCCAAATCCTCACGATTATCCCAGTTCAAATAGACCAATACAACCGATGGGTGTGCGATTGGTATCTAGGGACAGAAGTTAAACTAGCTACGAATCTTCAAGTTCAGTTATGTGCTGCTGGAATGTCTGCCAATTCTTTACCCTTCCAGCACTATCATTTTTCAGCTTCCAGAGATTTGAGCCTTTACGTTGGGATTTTAAGAAAGTGTGCCGGCGCTTGCAAAAAAAGAGTCGGATTCTGGATGGAACCCGACTTTATCCTGCCTTATGAATTTAAGAAGCTCATTCTGTAGATTCTAAAAAGGTCTTTAGCATTTCAGGAGCAACGGACTTCATTCCAGACATTTCGCTATTGGCTACAATCATTGTCATCAGCAAGATGATTATTTTTTCCCAAAATAGCAGTCGCCCTCTTCTCGTCTGATTGTCTCTCAGACTTTTTAATTCTTCCTTAAGGGCTAAAATTTCTTTAATGACATCGTTGTTCGGATTTGGAGTGTTCATTTTAGAAATAAACCTATTTGAAATAGGCAGTGAATTCTATTTTTATTCTAAAAAATGTAATATTTCCATCAGTATTTTTACGGATTCTATTAAAATCATGAAAATAAGTTTTGATATATAAACACTAGAAAAATTCCAGGTAAATTAATCAGAATTGAATCAATATAAAGATACTAACTATTCACATTTTATTCGTAGGTTCTGATTATTAATTTTCAAATATTCCCTGAATAAGTTAGCAATCTAACTTTACAAAATCTAGAATTTAGACCGCACGATTCCCAAACCCAGTTAGACATCGACAGTAGGGGAATTTTTGGAGGG is a genomic window containing:
- a CDS encoding ATP-binding protein, whose product is MKIHQPRRVSAFPLQIVLIIPFILQILGAVSLVGYLSFKNGQRAVNDLAEQLMARTSDVVDEHLKSYLAIPQTLNQINADAVRRGMLDVRDRQIVGKYFWDQMQAYDLTYIGIGLTTGEGVGAARYDGKTITIDDWTAKPPNNVITYATDNQGNRTQVNARWDYRNTNESWYTQPIAAARPIWARIITGNYPTGPYIAVSASRPIYDAQNRLVGMIAIDLHLLKLSDFLRTLDISQSGQVFIMERDGTLIANSITAQPFTLAGQKIQRLQAINSPNSTIQSIASHLQVSKGLQSITQSTAFQLEVQGERHFVNVVPWRDNYGLDWLVVVSVPETTFMGQVNANTRTTIALCLGALVLACVMGVFTSRWIARPILRLNQASEAMASGNLEQTVGTSSIRELNTLSNSFNHMAGQLRGSFAALEKSKEELEDRVEERTAELKNTLEELQRTQSQVVQSEKMSSLGQLVAGVAHEINNPVNFIHGNLTHVQECTESLLEFVELYQQHDPNPAPEIQSLAEDIDLEFLQEDLPKMLASMKLGTERIRQIVLSLRNFSRMDEAEFKAVDIHEGIDSTLMILQHRLKATSERPAIELVKDYAELPLVECYAGQLNQVFMNILVNSIDAIDESNAQRTYQNIKEHPNRITIRTSTVNAEWVKVAIADNGVGISKEIQQRIFNPFFTTKPLGKGTGMGMSISYQIIIEKHGGKLECFSLPGEGTEFIIQIPLRQHVNPAV
- a CDS encoding thermonuclease family protein → MDLQPHKKIQTTIKTVLDGDTVILRYNGQEFSSRARWIDAPETKKWGQSSEDPRILKHWDWAEKSKAFLLNLAARSQILTIIPVQIDQYNRWVCDWYLGTEVKLATNLQVQLCAAGMSANSLPFQHYHFSASRDLSLYVGILRKCAGACKKRVGFWMEPDFILPYEFKKLIL